A stretch of the Bartonella henselae str. Houston-1 genome encodes the following:
- the bepC gene encoding T4SS effector Fic domain-containing protein BepC, whose translation MLEHNYLYKNSNTLKNKYGIKDPQRLYERCAHDTAREVMNLRFEPPPQRFGLAYLKLIHWTLFHRSFEWAGHTRDEPFTFEDGSTARMPAMRPKGHRVPFAVGPQIQKELKQLERKLTAKNNLQGLSRQEFAESAAEVFMTLDHAHPFRKGNGRAQRIFMEKLGQAAGYKIDFSFITKERLTQASIAAMQHGNTQPMKDLFEDITHPQKFLLLKEFISQMRNSGLEEINEHIVVVAKEGVKYDGIYKGCAAEGFVIELEDGFVVGHKDDLTPEQVKTLQNGDRIVFEKSNVLDLKEILIPKETLPPLTNEELAKRFTDNCGVESYRQEVEHLSKRVYGKSQALNEMIESINIDPSLGAEFADQIAQNPKSFCKLAGRKILGIRSPSRRRAEEAVPQLCEALKSYADMAQHTMENLIEQHQREQRRIAHSVEKPGRDLQQLFTLSPEQQREVLSHSPTLQKQLHTFARQLQNRLSSEEHRAIQENNPLKLSCMLGVSESKAKEITKAVKQTKEAHCQLRTLKISCSSARALTN comes from the coding sequence ATGTTAGAGCATAATTATCTGTATAAAAACAGCAACACACTGAAAAATAAATATGGCATAAAAGACCCGCAAAGACTGTATGAGCGCTGTGCCCATGATACAGCCAGAGAGGTTATGAATCTTCGCTTTGAACCACCCCCACAAAGATTTGGTCTCGCTTATTTGAAATTGATCCATTGGACCCTCTTCCATAGGAGTTTTGAATGGGCGGGTCATACTCGTGATGAGCCCTTTACATTTGAAGATGGTAGCACCGCCCGTATGCCAGCTATGCGCCCAAAAGGTCATAGGGTTCCTTTTGCCGTTGGTCCACAGATTCAAAAAGAACTTAAACAATTAGAGAGAAAACTTACCGCAAAGAATAACTTACAAGGCTTATCACGCCAAGAGTTTGCTGAAAGTGCTGCGGAAGTTTTTATGACTCTCGACCACGCGCATCCTTTCAGAAAAGGCAATGGGCGCGCGCAAAGAATATTTATGGAAAAGCTTGGACAAGCAGCAGGCTATAAGATTGACTTTTCTTTTATCACAAAAGAGCGCCTCACCCAAGCTAGTATTGCCGCAATGCAACATGGCAACACACAACCCATGAAAGATCTTTTTGAGGATATCACCCACCCGCAAAAATTCCTTCTTTTAAAGGAATTCATCTCTCAAATGAGAAATAGCGGACTTGAGGAAATCAACGAACATATTGTTGTCGTAGCAAAAGAAGGTGTAAAGTATGATGGCATCTATAAAGGTTGTGCTGCAGAAGGTTTTGTCATAGAATTAGAAGATGGTTTTGTTGTCGGCCACAAAGATGATCTTACGCCAGAACAAGTCAAAACATTACAGAACGGTGATCGCATAGTCTTTGAAAAAAGCAATGTTCTCGATCTGAAAGAAATATTGATTCCAAAAGAGACCTTGCCCCCTCTCACCAATGAAGAACTTGCCAAAAGGTTCACAGATAATTGCGGTGTTGAATCATACCGCCAAGAAGTCGAACATTTATCAAAACGTGTTTATGGCAAGTCACAAGCACTCAACGAAATGATAGAGTCGATCAATATAGATCCAAGCTTAGGCGCAGAGTTTGCCGATCAAATTGCTCAAAATCCTAAATCATTTTGTAAACTTGCGGGGAGGAAAATATTAGGCATAAGAAGTCCAAGTCGCAGGCGTGCCGAAGAGGCTGTTCCACAGCTCTGTGAAGCCCTTAAAAGTTATGCTGATATGGCACAACATACAATGGAGAACCTCATAGAGCAGCACCAAAGAGAACAAAGACGCATAGCACACTCTGTGGAAAAACCAGGAAGAGATTTGCAACAGCTTTTTACCCTCTCACCAGAACAACAAAGAGAAGTCCTGTCTCATTCTCCTACACTGCAAAAACAACTCCATACTTTTGCGCGCCAACTACAGAATCGTCTCTCCTCAGAAGAGCATAGAGCTATACAAGAAAACAATCCTCTAAAACTTTCTTGCATGCTTGGTGTATCGGAAAGCAAAGCAAAAGAAATTACTAAAGCTGTAAAACAAACCAAGGAAGCACACTGTCAGCTGCGAACTCTCAAAATCAGTTGTTCCTCAGCAAGGGCTCTTACCAACTAA
- the bepD gene encoding T4SS effector BepD: protein MKKNRPSPPTSRSKEQEQEQARTPSPQAEPLYAQVNKPPREHRAQSSEETIYAPQNPPETIYAPQKPLGNPYDRLGGRPRNGRRAEKLVDPYAVTDVQNLDRGADFQTLENPLYEGVGGGAHGGPHPQEPEHLYAELEFDTQSGRSPQKPVESVYATVGMGAEGGQDTQTLKNPLYEGVGSGKTTPPPTPHSTEKEQEQARAPSPQAEPLYAQVNKPPREHRAQSSEETIYAPQNPPETIYAPQKPLGNPYDRLGGRPRNGRRAKKLVDPYAVTDVQNLDRGADFQTLENPLYEGVGGGAHGGPHPQEPEHLYAELEFDTQGGRSPQKPVESVYATVGMGTEGGQDTQTLKNPLYEGVGPGRATSPPRSPKDEVTSKLLKHTDFQHGVKEVQEWCKIVYGNQYALNKKLCKILENPKAGDTILWDLAADPESAGKLAGQKILGIKSPDRKQAEEGFGSLCAAFERHVAITQKLHKDFTLEQEKQRGHERETSPERQEHRHHRRHHSQEREQGASEQEARRRNNPTNQKGMAFGM from the coding sequence ATGAAAAAAAATCGACCATCCCCTCCGACATCTCGTTCTAAAGAACAAGAACAAGAACAGGCAAGGACACCTTCACCGCAAGCAGAACCCCTCTATGCACAGGTAAATAAACCACCCAGAGAGCACCGTGCCCAATCATCAGAAGAAACTATCTATGCACCTCAAAACCCACCAGAAACTATCTATGCACCCCAAAAACCTCTAGGAAATCCCTATGACAGACTTGGTGGGAGGCCGAGGAATGGGCGACGTGCCGAGAAACTAGTAGACCCCTATGCAGTAACTGATGTACAGAATCTAGATAGGGGGGCAGACTTTCAAACCTTAGAAAATCCCCTCTATGAGGGAGTTGGCGGGGGTGCCCATGGTGGGCCACATCCTCAAGAACCAGAACATCTCTATGCAGAGCTTGAATTTGACACACAAAGTGGGCGCTCCCCCCAAAAACCTGTAGAATCTGTCTATGCAACAGTTGGCATGGGAGCAGAGGGTGGGCAAGACACTCAAACCTTAAAAAATCCCCTCTACGAAGGAGTTGGCTCAGGAAAGACAACACCCCCTCCGACACCCCATTCTACGGAAAAAGAACAAGAACAGGCAAGGGCACCTTCACCGCAAGCAGAACCCCTCTATGCACAGGTAAATAAACCACCCAGAGAGCACCGTGCCCAATCATCAGAAGAAACTATCTATGCACCTCAAAACCCACCAGAAACTATCTATGCACCCCAAAAACCTCTAGGAAATCCCTATGACAGACTTGGTGGGAGGCCGAGGAATGGGCGACGTGCCAAGAAACTAGTAGACCCCTATGCAGTAACTGATGTACAGAATCTAGATAGGGGGGCAGACTTTCAAACCTTAGAAAATCCCCTCTATGAGGGAGTTGGCGGGGGTGCCCATGGTGGGCCACATCCTCAAGAACCAGAACATCTCTATGCAGAGCTTGAATTTGACACACAAGGTGGGCGCTCCCCCCAAAAACCCGTAGAATCTGTCTATGCAACAGTTGGCATGGGAACAGAGGGTGGGCAAGACACTCAAACCTTAAAAAATCCCCTCTACGAAGGAGTTGGCCCAGGAAGGGCAACATCTCCTCCAAGATCCCCGAAAGATGAAGTTACTTCAAAGCTTTTAAAACACACAGACTTTCAACATGGTGTAAAAGAAGTCCAAGAGTGGTGTAAAATTGTTTATGGTAACCAGTATGCCTTGAATAAAAAACTCTGTAAGATTCTTGAGAATCCTAAAGCAGGAGACACAATTCTATGGGACCTTGCAGCAGATCCTGAAAGCGCTGGTAAACTTGCGGGTCAAAAAATACTTGGCATAAAAAGTCCAGACCGCAAACAAGCTGAAGAAGGTTTTGGCTCCCTTTGTGCTGCTTTTGAAAGACATGTAGCTATTACACAAAAGCTACACAAAGATTTTACCCTTGAGCAGGAAAAACAACGTGGACATGAGAGAGAGACAAGCCCAGAAAGGCAGGAACACAGACATCATCGTCGTCATCACTCACAAGAGAGAGAACAGGGTGCTTCAGAGCAGGAAGCACGACGCAGAAATAATCCCACAAATCAAAAAGGAATGGCCTTTGGTATGTAA
- the bepE gene encoding T4SS effector BepE: MKRNQPPPPTTHSTEKQREPYGQSAIRAPSPQPEPLYATVNKRPPRAKDRELNKPLSQQEEVVYAALDFENRSHHPRERYPERNLESETIYTTVSSQSTTQAEILYADVTHTPLHSKHTRRDPASETLYAEVAMQSTIPSLTREEIADRMQHNPLVQAYQQEVMHWCKIVYGNSDVLKEKMQEVLQKPSEGEDLSRQVAENPTSVHKLAGRNLCGLKTNARRQAEEGFMHLCQALDGYTSAVTQAQENIKHVPQAEARRYGQESEQRAERLQQSRHPERERQSLSNQELLGMVQENASIQRYQAQVEHWCKIVYGNSSVLKEKMEGILQDLSEGEELSWQVAAYPQSVHKLAGHNVCGLKTSARRHAESGLSHLCDAIDNYTDAVRQIKESITRGHQAQTRQNRQEQSVGVKQGLHKEKALSSPKQHGHQTHHQGAEASKRTHQQSPEVPPRKVGGAKAIAFAI; encoded by the coding sequence ATGAAAAGAAATCAACCACCCCCTCCGACAACTCATTCCACAGAAAAACAAAGAGAACCCTATGGACAATCTGCGATAAGAGCACCTTCACCGCAACCAGAACCTTTATACGCAACGGTGAACAAAAGACCACCGCGCGCAAAAGACAGAGAACTAAACAAACCACTAAGCCAACAGGAAGAAGTCGTATACGCAGCGCTTGATTTTGAAAATAGATCACATCATCCAAGAGAGAGATACCCGGAAAGGAATCTAGAAAGCGAAACTATATATACGACAGTTTCTTCTCAAAGCACAACACAAGCAGAAATACTCTACGCAGATGTCACTCACACACCCTTGCACAGCAAACACACGAGGAGAGATCCGGCAAGCGAAACTTTATACGCAGAAGTTGCTATGCAAAGCACAATACCATCTCTAACAAGAGAGGAAATTGCAGATAGGATGCAACACAATCCATTGGTCCAAGCGTATCAACAAGAAGTGATGCATTGGTGCAAAATTGTTTATGGAAATTCAGATGTTTTGAAGGAGAAAATGCAGGAGGTACTCCAGAAACCGTCTGAGGGAGAAGATCTCTCACGACAAGTTGCAGAAAATCCGACGTCTGTTCATAAACTCGCAGGTCGCAACCTGTGTGGCTTGAAAACAAATGCGCGCAGACAAGCTGAAGAAGGTTTTATGCACCTGTGCCAAGCTCTTGATGGTTATACAAGTGCTGTAACACAAGCACAAGAAAATATTAAACATGTTCCACAGGCAGAAGCAAGACGCTATGGACAAGAGAGTGAACAAAGAGCCGAGAGGCTACAACAATCGCGTCATCCTGAAAGGGAGAGACAATCTCTCTCAAATCAAGAACTTCTTGGTATGGTGCAAGAGAATGCATCAATACAAAGATATCAAGCACAAGTTGAGCATTGGTGTAAAATTGTTTATGGCAATTCAAGTGTTTTGAAGGAAAAAATGGAAGGCATTCTCCAAGACCTATCTGAGGGAGAAGAGCTTTCATGGCAAGTTGCAGCATATCCTCAATCTGTTCATAAGCTTGCGGGGCATAATGTATGTGGCCTAAAAACAAGTGCACGCAGACATGCTGAATCAGGTCTTTCACATTTATGTGATGCCATTGATAACTATACCGATGCTGTTCGACAAATAAAAGAAAGTATTACGCGAGGACATCAGGCTCAGACGAGACAAAACCGCCAAGAACAATCTGTTGGAGTGAAGCAAGGATTGCACAAAGAAAAAGCCTTATCAAGTCCTAAACAGCATGGGCATCAAACCCATCATCAAGGTGCGGAAGCCTCTAAGCGAACACACCAACAATCACCGGAAGTTCCACCACGCAAAGTTGGAGGAGCAAAGGCAATAGCTTTCGCCATCTAA
- the bepF gene encoding T4SS effector BepF, producing MKKNQPSSSTSPSVKELKKRYEQTAAEASTLHQLSAGSAPKEKKQPSSRLEELRKRYEQTASLTASQEALSARGFPKEKRQPHTQQSPEQLPIHHEQQFAVTPQQSSSQTPLYATPLPQQPVRTPPQRPPRAKDKELHKTAPQDSTPLYATPSPQQSVQTPPQRPPRAKDKELHKAASQDSTPLYATPSPHKQQPMRERAQSNTSSQDSEPLYATPLPQRHQPMRERAQSNTSNQDSEPLYATPLPQRHQPVRKRTQSNTSSQDSEPLYATPLPQRRQPVRKRTQSNTSSQDNEPLYATAAPSQSPRMEEKSVNTMQRNLLLEAYKEEIKYWCGIVYGDRLILQKRIEEIQENPALGEQLSWEVSEHPKSISKLAGKKMLGVKTKARRKAEENYLALRDTINSYVYTLKYSQQKPLHAPHTEHTRDEQQTHRTQSAEKERAPLSNQELADRIRTEPSVLYSQTEVQYWSKIVFGNPYILQYRIEDIQKNPDMGEEFSWQVANNPSLFSPLAGKRILGIKNDARRHAEASLSCLCSAIEGYADAVKQAKEDIVQEYQVQQSRQELSTEPAKQLQKQQTLSKPHKLPEHSPTDAHQETTQTSMQTEWERLGARPRTVTTHKKHTQESTLPTSHAEQKTTREQTTENQQKSLTPEKEKTPLSHKEIASRVQNDLSVQRAQIEIYNWCNIVYNNPLVLQHTTEDIKKIPMLGEELSWQVANFSTIFAPLAGKQVLGIKNNARKHAEEAIPSLCTAIDHYTEIVKQVREDIVKNHQEQSPKKDKNVKRQQSLSKPPKLPERSTEIPRHQALEASRQAQQKPSNVRSSEAEKTQKMVLAL from the coding sequence ATGAAAAAAAACCAACCATCCTCTTCCACATCTCCCTCAGTGAAAGAATTAAAAAAGCGCTATGAACAAACTGCCGCAGAAGCCTCTACTCTACACCAACTCTCCGCAGGGAGTGCTCCAAAAGAAAAAAAACAGCCTTCCTCGAGGTTGGAAGAATTAAGAAAACGCTATGAACAAACTGCTTCCCTAACAGCTTCTCAAGAAGCTCTCTCTGCAAGGGGTTTTCCAAAAGAAAAAAGACAACCTCACACACAGCAAAGTCCTGAACAATTGCCAATACACCATGAACAGCAATTTGCTGTAACGCCGCAACAAAGTTCATCACAAACGCCTCTCTACGCAACACCTCTTCCACAACAACCAGTTCGCACGCCTCCACAAAGACCACCGCGCGCAAAAGACAAAGAGCTACACAAAACAGCCCCCCAAGACAGCACACCCCTATACGCGACACCTTCTCCACAACAATCAGTTCAGACACCTCCACAAAGACCACCGCGCGCAAAAGACAAGGAGCTACACAAAGCAGCCTCCCAAGACAGCACACCCCTATACGCGACACCTTCTCCCCACAAACAACAGCCCATGAGAGAAAGGGCGCAAAGCAACACATCAAGCCAAGACAGCGAACCTCTCTACGCAACACCTCTTCCACAAAGACACCAGCCCATGAGAGAAAGGGCGCAAAGCAACACATCAAACCAAGACAGCGAACCTCTCTACGCAACACCTCTTCCACAAAGACACCAGCCCGTGAGAAAAAGGACGCAAAGCAACACATCAAGCCAAGACAGCGAACCTCTCTACGCAACACCTCTTCCACAAAGACGCCAGCCCGTGAGAAAAAGGACGCAAAGCAACACATCAAGCCAAGACAACGAACCTCTCTACGCAACAGCTGCTCCATCACAATCACCACGCATGGAAGAGAAATCTGTAAACACAATGCAACGAAACTTATTGCTTGAAGCATATAAGGAAGAAATTAAATATTGGTGCGGAATTGTTTATGGCGATCGGCTTATTTTGCAGAAAAGAATAGAAGAGATTCAAGAAAACCCTGCTCTGGGAGAACAGCTGTCATGGGAGGTTTCAGAACATCCTAAGTCTATTTCTAAGCTTGCGGGTAAAAAAATGCTTGGTGTGAAAACGAAGGCACGCAGAAAAGCTGAAGAAAATTATCTAGCTTTGCGTGACACCATAAATAGTTATGTTTATACTTTAAAATATTCACAACAAAAACCTTTGCATGCTCCGCATACAGAACACACCCGCGATGAACAACAAACACACAGAACGCAAAGCGCTGAAAAGGAGAGAGCACCTCTCTCTAATCAGGAACTTGCCGACAGAATTCGAACAGAGCCATCGGTTCTATATAGCCAAACAGAAGTCCAATATTGGAGCAAAATTGTTTTTGGCAACCCTTATATTTTGCAGTACAGAATTGAAGACATTCAAAAAAATCCCGATATGGGAGAAGAATTTTCATGGCAAGTTGCAAACAATCCTAGTCTTTTTTCTCCGCTCGCAGGAAAGAGGATACTTGGCATAAAAAATGATGCGCGCAGACACGCAGAAGCAAGTCTTTCTTGCCTTTGTAGCGCCATTGAAGGTTACGCAGATGCTGTAAAACAAGCAAAAGAGGATATTGTACAAGAATATCAAGTACAACAAAGTCGCCAAGAACTTTCTACTGAACCGGCTAAACAGTTGCAAAAACAACAAACTTTATCCAAACCACATAAACTGCCTGAACACTCACCAACAGACGCGCATCAAGAAACTACTCAAACCTCCATGCAAACTGAGTGGGAGCGGCTTGGTGCTCGACCACGCACAGTGACAACACACAAAAAACACACACAAGAGAGCACTTTGCCTACTTCTCATGCAGAGCAAAAAACAACGAGAGAGCAAACAACTGAAAATCAGCAAAAATCCCTTACACCTGAAAAAGAAAAAACACCTCTCTCACATAAAGAAATTGCAAGCAGAGTTCAAAACGATCTCTCTGTTCAACGTGCTCAAATAGAAATCTACAATTGGTGTAATATTGTTTATAATAACCCACTTGTTTTGCAACATACCACTGAAGATATCAAAAAAATTCCCATGCTAGGAGAAGAACTCTCATGGCAAGTTGCAAACTTTTCTACAATATTTGCTCCGCTTGCTGGCAAGCAAGTGCTTGGCATAAAAAATAACGCACGTAAACATGCTGAAGAAGCTATTCCCTCCCTATGCACTGCCATTGATCATTACACAGAGATTGTAAAACAAGTAAGAGAGGACATTGTAAAAAACCATCAGGAACAATCTCCAAAGAAAGATAAAAACGTGAAACGACAGCAAAGCTTATCGAAACCTCCTAAATTACCTGAGCGCTCAACAGAAATCCCACGTCATCAGGCTTTGGAAGCCTCTAGGCAAGCACAACAAAAACCGTCGAACGTTCGATCAAGCGAAGCTGAGAAAACACAAAAAATGGTGCTGGCACTCTAA
- the bepG gene encoding T4SS effector BepG, with protein sequence MDILSERKNSQNIKVENTPKRFSKSKLKSRKETHMKKKQPAPSTPSSASVTQMASLSNEEIFNRVQRDPLVQSCEEEIQYWCKIVFGNAYVLQYRIEDMQKIPEIGEELSWQISENPHFFHKLAGSQTLGIKNSARKEAEAGISSLCNAIETYADTVKQVRKSIVQAHQAQQNRQELSSEPSQDLQKQQSLSKPPKLPEHSPEDRHQESTESSMQAKWNRLGARPRTVPLSQKTQKQQEQLGLHQPIMEGDGKEAAKVSMSAIKATKVTTKSEALKAVEQLIQPPKVETAKVVSVPLAQEAQKTLIEKETIPSLTNEEVASKIRESEVVKSSMQKIKTLCGVVYGNPHILEGKMPKMGIPVTNRNVEELEKFARQVGSFPSSFGRVAGFSFLGIKSGARAHAEENFLPLSHAIVSYTHNVKQAEKDILEAHSGKQERYAQSVETPSEEIQNLFSLTQEAQKMLIEKEIIPPLSYVDVASKIRESEVVKSSKQKIETLCSVVYGNPRILEDKMPKMGIPVTNKNVEELEKFARQVGNFPSSCGKIVGFNFLGIKSEARAHAEENFLPLSHAIFSYAHSVKQAEKDILEAYFKEQERCAQSVETPSEEITNLFSFTQEQQKEILSNSPKLRTQVKAYSQKLHNRLSPSDLQAISERSHTKLAESLGTSVNQAEEIAQILTQTKDVVQILQQQEKLGLYQSIMKGDGKETAKVSMSAIKATEVTTKFEASKAVEQAVRPPKVETAKVVSVSFTQETQKMLIEKEIIPPLSYVDVASKIRESEVVKSSMQKIKTLCSVVYGNPDILEGKMPKMGIPVTNKNVEELEKFARQVGNFPSSCGKIVGFSFLGIKSEARAHAEENFLPLSHAIFSYAHSVKQAEKDILEAYFKEQERCAQSVETPSEEITNLFSLTQEQQKEVLLTSPELRTQVKAYSQKLYDRLSPSDLQAISERSHTKLAESLGTSVNQAEKIAQILTQTKDVVQILQQQEKLGLYQSIMKSDGRETAKVNMSAIKATQMTKKITSLKAVEQIVRPPKVETAKVVSMSR encoded by the coding sequence ATGGACATTCTCTCTGAAAGGAAAAACTCTCAAAACATAAAAGTGGAGAATACACCAAAGAGGTTTTCTAAAAGCAAATTAAAATCTCGAAAGGAGACACACATGAAAAAAAAACAACCAGCCCCTTCAACACCTTCATCCGCAAGCGTTACTCAGATGGCGTCTCTATCGAATGAGGAAATTTTCAACAGAGTTCAAAGAGATCCATTGGTTCAATCTTGTGAAGAAGAAATCCAATATTGGTGCAAAATTGTTTTTGGCAACGCTTATGTTTTGCAGTACAGAATTGAAGACATGCAAAAAATTCCTGAGATAGGAGAAGAACTTTCATGGCAAATTTCAGAAAATCCTCACTTTTTTCATAAGCTTGCAGGCAGTCAAACCCTTGGCATAAAAAACAGTGCACGCAAAGAAGCTGAAGCAGGTATCTCTTCCCTGTGTAACGCCATTGAAACATATGCAGATACGGTAAAACAGGTAAGAAAAAGCATTGTACAAGCCCATCAAGCACAACAAAACCGCCAAGAACTTTCCTCTGAACCTTCTCAAGACTTGCAAAAACAGCAAAGCTTATCGAAACCTCCTAAACTACCTGAACACTCACCAGAAGACAGACATCAAGAATCTACTGAAAGCTCTATGCAAGCTAAATGGAACCGGCTTGGTGCTCGACCACGCACAGTGCCTCTCAGTCAAAAAACGCAAAAACAGCAAGAACAACTTGGTCTGCATCAACCTATTATGGAAGGTGATGGCAAAGAGGCTGCAAAAGTCAGCATGTCAGCAATTAAAGCAACGAAAGTTACAACAAAGTCCGAAGCATTGAAAGCAGTAGAACAGCTAATTCAACCCCCAAAAGTTGAAACCGCAAAAGTAGTTTCAGTGCCTCTCGCTCAAGAAGCGCAAAAAACACTTATTGAAAAGGAAACAATTCCATCTCTTACCAACGAAGAAGTTGCTTCAAAGATTCGAGAAAGTGAAGTCGTTAAAAGCAGCATGCAAAAAATTAAAACTTTGTGTGGTGTTGTTTATGGCAATCCCCATATTTTGGAAGGTAAAATGCCGAAGATGGGAATTCCAGTGACAAATAGAAATGTCGAGGAGTTAGAAAAGTTCGCGCGCCAAGTTGGAAGCTTTCCCTCCTCTTTTGGTCGGGTTGCCGGCTTCAGTTTTTTGGGGATAAAAAGTGGAGCACGTGCCCATGCTGAAGAGAATTTTTTGCCCTTAAGCCATGCTATTGTTAGTTACACACATAATGTAAAACAAGCAGAAAAAGACATTCTAGAAGCCCATTCTGGGAAACAAGAACGCTATGCACAGTCGGTAGAAACACCCAGTGAAGAAATACAAAATCTATTTTCTCTCACTCAAGAAGCGCAAAAAATGCTTATTGAAAAAGAAATAATTCCACCTCTTAGTTACGTGGACGTTGCTTCAAAGATTCGAGAAAGTGAAGTCGTTAAAAGCAGCAAGCAAAAAATTGAAACTTTGTGTAGTGTTGTTTATGGCAATCCCCGTATTTTGGAAGACAAAATGCCGAAGATGGGAATTCCAGTGACAAATAAGAATGTCGAGGAGTTAGAAAAGTTCGCGCGTCAAGTTGGAAACTTTCCATCCTCTTGTGGTAAGATCGTTGGCTTCAATTTTTTGGGGATAAAAAGTGAAGCACGTGCCCATGCTGAAGAGAATTTTTTGCCCTTAAGCCATGCTATTTTTAGTTACGCACATAGTGTAAAACAAGCAGAAAAGGATATTCTAGAAGCCTATTTTAAGGAACAAGAACGCTGTGCACAGTCGGTAGAAACACCCAGTGAAGAGATAACAAATCTATTTTCTTTCACTCAAGAACAACAGAAAGAAATTTTATCAAACTCTCCTAAACTAAGAACACAGGTAAAGGCTTATTCTCAAAAACTCCATAACCGTCTCTCACCAAGTGATCTTCAGGCTATAAGTGAAAGATCTCATACAAAACTTGCTGAAAGTCTTGGCACATCAGTAAATCAAGCAGAAGAAATTGCACAAATCCTCACACAAACAAAAGACGTTGTCCAGATTCTTCAACAGCAGGAAAAACTTGGTCTGTATCAATCTATCATGAAAGGTGATGGCAAAGAGACTGCAAAAGTCAGCATGTCAGCAATTAAGGCAACGGAAGTTACAACAAAGTTCGAAGCATCCAAAGCAGTAGAACAGGCAGTTCGACCGCCAAAAGTTGAAACCGCAAAAGTAGTTTCAGTATCTTTCACTCAAGAAACGCAAAAAATGCTTATTGAAAAAGAAATAATTCCACCTCTTAGTTACGTGGACGTTGCTTCAAAGATTCGAGAAAGTGAAGTCGTTAAAAGCAGCATGCAAAAAATTAAAACTTTGTGTAGTGTTGTTTATGGCAATCCCGATATTTTGGAAGGCAAAATGCCGAAGATGGGAATTCCAGTGACAAATAAGAATGTCGAGGAGTTAGAAAAGTTCGCGCGCCAGGTTGGAAACTTTCCATCCTCTTGTGGTAAGATCGTTGGCTTCAGTTTTTTGGGGATAAAAAGTGAAGCACGTGCCCATGCTGAAGAGAATTTTTTGCCCTTAAGCCATGCTATTTTTAGTTACGCACATAGTGTAAAACAAGCAGAAAAGGATATTCTAGAAGCCTATTTTAAGGAACAAGAACGCTGTGCACAGTCGGTAGAAACACCCAGTGAAGAGATAACAAATCTATTTTCTCTCACTCAAGAACAACAGAAAGAAGTTTTATTAACCTCTCCTGAACTGAGAACACAGGTAAAGGCTTATTCTCAAAAACTCTATGACCGTCTCTCACCAAGTGATCTTCAGGCTATAAGTGAAAGATCTCATACAAAACTTGCTGAAAGTCTTGGCACATCAGTAAATCAAGCAGAAAAAATTGCACAAATCCTCACACAAACAAAAGACGTTGTCCAGATTCTTCAACAGCAGGAAAAACTTGGTCTGTATCAATCTATCATGAAAAGTGATGGCAGAGAGACTGCAAAAGTCAACATGTCAGCAATTAAAGCAACGCAAATGACAAAAAAGATCACATCATTAAAAGCAGTAGAACAGATAGTTCGACCGCCAAAAGTTGAAACTGCAAAAGTAGTTTCTATGAGTAGATAA